One genomic segment of Arachis duranensis cultivar V14167 chromosome 4, aradu.V14167.gnm2.J7QH, whole genome shotgun sequence includes these proteins:
- the LOC107486011 gene encoding uncharacterized protein LOC107486011: MSRKLIFIGFFGHSYCVSRPSSIVSHWLVSTTPTCTANTGGTLLVAIAQDSNSNIILVAFALVEDENTNSWSFFLSHLRQHVTPQSSILVISDRHNGIKVALEASNESWLPPNAYQAFCIQHVAVNFALSFEGKDAQRFLVNVAYAKTEVEFDYWFDILRSKDPTMGVRNLPVCSLVKSTYRRLVELFVRKGREAKAQLGTRHQFSQHLMMAIQTNLKASRCFTMTLYNRDNSEFTVAETTPLGSFSLGSYRVSLRDQTCDCRYFQALHYPCRLCLSVLFIITSGLGTYVHEVYHLNSVFNVYRIGFTPPIPERFWPPYNGSIVIPDPAKRRAFEGRSKTTRIQNTMDKPDPNRPKIYGLCR, encoded by the exons ATGAGTCGTAAGCTTATTTTCATTGGCTTTTTTGGACATTCCTACTGTGTATCGAGGCCTTCCAGCATTGTAAGCCATTGGTTAGTGTCGACAACACCCACTTGTACGGCAAATACGGGGGGTACACTGCTCGTTGCGATTGCTCAGGATAGTAATTCCAATATCATTCTTGTTGCATTCGCACTTGTGGAGGATGAGAATACAAATTCATGGTCATTCTTCCTATCTCACCTTCGGCAACACGTAACGCCTCAGTCAAGTATTCTAGTCATATCGGATAGACACAATGGGATCAAGGTTGCATTGGAGGCCTCTAATGAGAGTTGGCTTCCACCTAATGCATACCAAGCATTTTGTATACAACACGTGGCGGTAAATTTTGCCCTGAGTTTTGAGGGCAAGGATGCACAGAGGTTTCTAGTGAATGTTGCTTATGCGAAGACTGAGGTCGAGTTTGACTATTGGTTTGACATCCTCCGATCCAAAGACCCTACAAT GGGGGTAAGGAACCTTCCAGTTTGTTCGTTGGTGAAGTCCACCTATAGGAGATTGGTAGAGCTATTTGTTCGCAAAGGAAGAGAAGCAAAGGCACAGCTAGGAACTAGGCATCAGTTTAGTCAGCATCTGATGATGGCAATACAAACTAATCTGAAGGCCTCAAGGTGTTTCACGATGACTTTGTACAACAGGGATAATTCTGAGTTCACTGTAGCCGAGACCACTCCGTTAGGGAGCTTCTCACTTGGCTCTTACAGAGTGTCCCTCAGAGACCAGACCTGTGATTGTAGATATTTTCAGGCACTTCATTATCCATGTCGCCTATGCCTTAGCGTGCTGTTCATAATCACGTCTGGATTGGGAACCTATGTTCATGAAGTGTATCATCTTAACTCGGTGTTCAATGTCTATCGGATAGGATTCACACCTCCAATCCCTGAAAGATTTTGGCCACCATATAATGGTTCGATAGTCATACCCGATCCCGCCAAGAGACGTGCGTTTGAAGGGCGTTCCAAAACTACTAGGATCCAGAATACAATGGACAAGCCTGACCCGAATAGACCTAAGATATATGGGCTTTGCAGATAG